From a single Stigmatopora nigra isolate UIUO_SnigA chromosome 21, RoL_Snig_1.1, whole genome shotgun sequence genomic region:
- the slc39a4 gene encoding zinc transporter ZIP4 codes for MNFYATLLFFLSALAAVATACPSAAAVEEAFAAVSGVLQASRAESSYLSRETLVTLFNTLESRVHCAGRVSCGKCNLANAVHQLTHIGKDGVDASAIVALAAGCVLYLTSPEAACEAAARGTWGEEVERFLDGLQSGNPQRHRHGDNGLCNTSERWQLDLSGLDAVLGGILQHYESTNVENCVTASDIMSEVGATSEEQTWVAGAVLGRVLYHTLRGQCFRTLPEESFFLDHLMQRLGSENFTIADLEALMTTLNVGPGSGVSHGEDGHEHHRRRAGVNDTWEQYCFSARELVQIHFPGVTSPVLGRSDAARLSPALIQQILSGACGAPHPPKADNLSKTERYLYATLANVVVTLASMFGVTLLLCTSCTALFQLCIQFCISLAVGSLTGDALLHLLPMFLGLHVHSHEAGGEAGGEAGGDAAGGMRHDHHGSSPLGDHMGKMLVVLAGIYYFYLMETIFEIITHQHHGHSDEADVHRCDHGRVLEMYQQEAQQKRTEKLQSISTADLVRTSFEVHLSFWMTQNRCTEQRLLPYMVTLGDAIHNFADGLAMGAAFSLSWKSGLATSLAVLCHELPHELGDFAILLHSGLPVRRALLLNVGSAATSFVGLYIALSLATDVAAMQWIAAVTAGLFLYVGLADMLPTMTHTRSKRPWLTFALQNVGLLSGWSILLLLSVYEENITL; via the exons ATGAACTTTTACGCCACTTTGCTTTTCTTTCTCTCGGCTTTGGCGGCGGTAGCGACGGCTTgtccctccgccgccgccgtagAAGAGGCGTTCGCGGCGGTGTCGGGGGTGCTGCAGGCCAGCCGGGCGGAATCTTCTTATCTGAGTCGGGAAACGCTCGTCACGCTCTTTAATACGCTGGAGAGCCGTGTGCACTGCGCCGGACGTGTGTCGTGTGGAAAA TGCAACCTCGCAAACGCCGTCCACCAGCTGACCCACATCGGCAAAGATGGCGTCGACGCTTCGGCCATCGTCGCCTTGGCCGCCGGCTGCGTCCTCTACTTGACCTCTCCCGAGGCGGCGTGCGAGGCGGCCGCCAGGGGCACGTGGGGGGAAGAGGTGGAACGCTTCCTGGATGGACTCCAAAGCGGGAATCCCCAACGACATCGCCATGGAGACAACGGGCTGTGCAATACTAGCGAACGCTGGCAGTTGGACTTGAGTGGATTGGATGCCGTCCTGGGAGGAATTCTCCAGCATTATGAGTCAACAAATGTGGAG AACTGCGTCACGGCAAGCGACATCATGTCCGAGGTCGGCGCCACGTCGGAGGAACAGACTTGGGTGGCCGGCGCTGTTTTGGGCCGGGTCCTGTACCACACCCTGCGAGGCCAATGTTTCCGTACGCTCCCCGAAGAGAGCTTCTTCTTGGACCACCTCATGCAGCGACTGGGTTCCGAGAATTTCACCATTgcag ATCTGGAAGCCCTGATGACCACTTTGAACGTCGGGCCCGGCTCGGGGGTGAGCCACGGGGAAGACGGACACGAGCATCACCGTCGACGGGCGGGAGTCAACGACACCTGGGAACAG TACTGTTTTTCTGCACGGGAACTGGTTCAGATCCACTTCCCCGGAGTGACCTCCCCCGTCCTCGGACGCTCAGATGCGGCCCGCCTCAGCCCGGCGCTCATCCAGCAGATCCTCAGTGGGGCCTGCGGGGCTCCGCACCCTCCCAAAGCCGACAACCTCAGCAAGACGGAGC GGTACTTGTACGCCACCCTGGCTAACGTGGTGGTCACACTGGCGTCCATGTTTGGCGTCACGCTGCTCTTGTGCACCTCGTGTACGGCGCTCTTCCAGCTGTGCATCCAGTTCTGCATCAGCTTGGCCGTGGGTTCGCTCACCGGGGATGCCTTGCTGCATCTTCTGCCCATG TTCTTGGGTCTGCACGTGCACTCGCACGAAGCCGGTGGCGAAGCCGGTGGCGAAGCCGGTGGCGATGCCGCCGGCGGGATGAGGCACGACCACCACGGGTCGTCTCCGTTGGGGGACCACATGGGGAAAATGCTGGTGGTCTTAGCTGGGATTTACTACTTCTACTTGATGGAGACCATCTTTGAAATCATCACGCACCAACATCATGGGCACAGC GACGAGGCCGACGTTCATCGCTGCGACCACGGTCGAGTTTTGGAGATGTACCAACAGGAGGCGCAACAGAAAAGGACAGAGAAACTGCAATCCATTTCCACAGCAGATCTGGTAAGAACATCTTTTGAAGTCCATCTTTCATTTTGGATGACACAAAATAG GTGCACAGAACAAAGGCTGTTACCTTACATGGTGACTTTGGGCGACGCCATCCACAACTTTGCCGACGGTTTGGCCATGGGCGCCGCTTTCTCCCTTTCGTGGAAGTCTGGCCTGGCCACGTCGCTGGCCGTGCTCTGCCACGAACTGCCTCACGAGCTAG GCGATTTTGCCATCCTGCTCCATAGCGGCTTGCCGGTACGCCGGGCGCTGCTCTTGAACGTGGGAAGCGCCGCGACCTCTTTCGTGGGGCTCTACATCGCCTTGAGCTTGGCCACCGATGTAGCCGCCATGCAGTGGATTGCCGCCGTCACCGCGGGACTTTTCCTTTACGTTGGCTTGGCGGAcatg CTACCCACCATGACGCACACCAGGTCCAAGAGGCCGTGGCTGACGTTTGCTCTCCAGAACGTGGGCCTGCTGAGTGGCTGGTCCATTCTCCTCCTACTGTCCGTCTACGAAGAGAACATCACCCTGTAG
- the LOC144214959 gene encoding solute carrier family 45 member 4-like: MPPPAMPPQSTGADATQVGPLTVGEEAKKPPEQERGGDPAGPLSRNDNAGEESASQNSVEGIPLKRWLMHGAVMFGREFCYAMETALVTPVLLQIGLPEQYNSLTWFLSPVLGLMFTPLIGSASDRCTLRWGRRRPFILALCIGTLIGVALFLNGSLIGLSLGDIPGRQPIGIVLTVLGVVVLDFCADATEGPIRAYLLDVADSEDQDMALNIHAASAGLGGAVGYALGGLNWTHTFLGAVFKSQEQILFVFAAILFSASVVLHLLSIDEQRYSHQHDRLDQESPDARRSQPSAAGVPAPRLEMIGEDETMDSLDLYEAYRDDHSEPGDMELNFLEVELVRSKSDSVLAMTDASLDRMDHDAMFLCHMEPSIFADRLSPYRGSPTASPHFLIHGNHCTPPPRLASLRRSSSAGSQDFPRPQNGGHAPKAESGPARICRLSAFMQEMENDEGQEALLNDQLNEERTRNGRLLARVAICDGDGANGLSAKGQAHRAGMVKAASTGAPTKLWRHHHAIYRQPSCTFSYYGRIGSHRRHQRYRRANAAFLIKPSRSMNDLYEVEARQRRPGRRRHRRSGNTNSSAGDAESEECESETTVRLLWLSMLKMPPELLRLCACHLLTWFSIIAEAVFFTDFMGQVIYHGDPIAPANSTDLTNYHRGVQMGCWGLVIYAMTAATCSALLQKYLENFDLSIKVIYILGTLGFSIGTAVMAIFPNVYVAMVMISSMGIISMSISYCPYALLGQYHEMKEYIHHSPGSSRRGFGIDCAILSCQVYISQILVASALGSVVEAVGSVRVIPVMASGGSLLGFFTACFLVIYPTQGGGEAGSSKTEKQALTTLGKEGKTTTTTTTTAATTSHTENESAL; this comes from the exons ATGCCCCCGCCCGCCATGCCCCCCCAGAGCACCGGCGCCGACGCCACGCAGGTGGGACCGCTGACGGTCGGCGAGGAGGCCAAGAAGCCCCCGGAACAGGAGAGGGGCGGGGACCCGGCGGGGCCGCTGAGCCGCAACGACAACGCCGGCGAGGAGTCGGCAAGCCAGAACTCCGTGGAGGGGATCCCGCTGAAAAGATGGCTGATGCACGGCGCCGTCATGTTCGGACGAGAGTTCTGCTACGCCATGGAGACGGCGTTGGTGACCCCCGTGCTGCTGCAGATAG GTCTTCCAGAGCAGTACAACAGCTTGACATGGTTCCTCAGCCCGGTGCTGGGTCTAATGTTTACCCCTCTGATTGGCTCGGCCAGCGACCGCTGCACTTTGCGCTGGGGGCGCCGGAGGCCCTTCATCCTGGCGCTTTGCATCGGGACACTGATCGGGGTGGCGCTCTTCCTCAACGGATCGCTCATCG GATTATCTCTGGGCGACATTCCGGGTCGACAGCCAATAGGAATCGTTCTGACCGTCCTCGGAGTGGTGGTGCTGGATTTCTGCGCCGACGCGACGGAAGGACCGATTCGAGCCTATCTTCTGGATGTGGCCGACTCGGAGGACCAGGACATGGCACTCAACATCCACGCCGCCTCAGCAG GACTTGGTGGGGCGGTGGGTTACGCCTTGGGTGGTCTTAACTGGACGCACACCTTCCTGGGGGCCGTCTTTAAATCCCAAGAGCAGATTTTGTTTGTCTTCGCCGCCATCTTGTTCTCCGCCTCGGTGGTTTTACATCTCCTCAGCATTGACGAGCAGCGATATAGTCATCAACATGACAGGCTGGACCAG GAAAGTCCAGATGCAAGGCGCTCACAACCTTCAGCCGCCGGAGTTCCCGCCCCCAGGCTGGAAATGATCGGAGAGGACGAAACCATGGACAGCTTGGACCTATATGAAGCCTATAGAGACGATCATTCTGAGCCTGGGGACATGGAGTTGAACTTCCTGGAGGTGGAGCTTGTGAGGA GTAAAAGCGACAGCGTCTTAGCCATGACAGACGCCAGCCTGGACCGCATGGACCATGACGCCATGTTCCTATGCCACATGGAGCCGTCCATCTTCGCCGACCGCCTGTCGCCCTATCGCGGCTCCCCCACCGCCAGCCCTCATTTTCTCATTCACGGCAACCATTGCACGCCACCTCCCCGACTGGCTTCGTTACGGCGTAGCAGCAGTGCGGGCAGTCAGGATTTTCCCCGACCCCAGAATGGAGGCCACGCCCCAAAAGCGGAAAGCGGCCCCGCCCGGATTTGCCGCCTCTCGGCATTCATGCAGGAGATGGAGAACGACGAAGGTCAGGAGGCCTTGCTCAACGACCAACTGAACGAAGAACGCACCCGAAACGGACGCCTGTTGGCGCGTGTTGCCATCTGTGATGGGGACGGCGCCAATGGACTGAGCGCCAAAGGACAGGCGCATCGGGCTGGAATGGTCAAAG CCGCCAGCACCGGCGCCCCCACGAAGCTGTGGCGGCACCACCACGCCATCTACCGTCAGCCGTCTTGCACCTTTTCCTACTACGGACGCATTGGCAGCCACCGCCGTCACCAGCGCTACAGGCGGGCCAACGCCGCATTTCTCATCAAGCCGTCGCGCAGCATGAACGATCTGTACGAAGTGGAGGCGCGCCAGCGGCGCCCCGGCCGACGGCGACACCGCCGCAGCGGCAACACCAACTCTTCCGCCGGCGACGCCGAGAGCGAAGAGTGCGAG TCGGAAACCACGGTACGCTTGCTGTGGCTCTCCATGCTAAAGATGCCCCCCGAGCTCCTCCGCCTCTGCGCGTGCCACCTCCTCACGTGGTTCTCCATCATCGCCGAGGCCGTCTTCTTCACCGACTTCATGGGTCAAGTCATCTACCACGGAGATCCTATC GCTCCCGCCAACTCCACCGATTTGACTAATTATCACCGAGGCGTTCAAATGGGATGTTGGGGTCTGGTAATATACGCCATGACGGCTGCCACCTGCTCAG CTCTCCTTCAAAAGTACCTGGAAAACTTTGACTTGAGCATCAAGGTCATCTACATTCTGGGAACGCTAGGATTCTCCATAG GAACCGCCGTCATGGCCATATTTCCTAACGTCTACGTTGCCATGGTGATGATCAGCAGCATGGGTATCATCTCCATGAGTATTTCCTACTGTCCCTACGCCTTGCTGGGGCAGTACCATGAAATGAAAGAG tACATCCATCACAGTCCTGGTAGTTCCCGAAGAGGATTTGGCATCGATTGCGCCATCCTGTCCTGCCAA GTGTACATCAGTCAAATCCTGGTGGCCTCGGCTCTGGGCTCCGTGGTGGAAGCGGTCGGCAGCGTGCGCGTCATTCCCGTCATGGCCTCCGGTGGCTCTCTCTTGGGATTCTTCACCGCTTGCTTCCTGGTTATTTATCCCACGCAGGGTGGCGG GGAGGCGGGATCATCCAAAACGGAGAAACAGGCATTGACCACACTTGGCAAGGAAGGcaagaccaccaccaccaccaccacaaccgcTGCCACAACCAGTCACACGGAGAATGAatctgccttgtga